The following proteins are encoded in a genomic region of Clostridium kluyveri:
- a CDS encoding MATE family efflux transporter, which translates to MERSIKLGNEKVSKLLLEFSIPAIVGMLVNSLYIVVDRMFIGRVVGAMAISGVSLTFPIAIMVMAFGMLVGIGAAARISIKLGQNNKQGAEHILGNALVLLIIVSIIVTVLGLILVDPMLIAFGASNNTISYAREFITIILWGSIFQIIGFGLNNVIRSEGNPKKAMTTMLIGGITNIILDFVFIYIFHFGIKGAAFATVTAQCINMIWVLYYFLKGNSMLKIKKENLILKWETVISIFSIGMSPFAMQLAASVVNIVLNRSLGIYGGDLAIGAMGIINGIVTVTLMPIFGINQGSQPVIGFNYGAELYPRVKKALKLAIIAATVISTAGALCAHIFPNILVGFFNKSDANLTNITVNGIKIYMLLFPVIGFQVVSSNFFQAIAKAKISMFLALSRQVIVLIPMLFLLPRIFGLNGVWMAAPVSDGVASILTGIFLMVQIKKLNSKDKMDSSGDNISLGEI; encoded by the coding sequence TTGGAACGTTCTATTAAATTAGGAAATGAAAAAGTAAGTAAATTGCTGCTTGAGTTTTCTATACCAGCTATAGTTGGTATGCTAGTGAATTCATTATATATTGTAGTAGATAGAATGTTTATAGGAAGAGTTGTAGGAGCTATGGCTATATCTGGAGTGAGCTTGACCTTTCCCATAGCAATTATGGTGATGGCTTTTGGTATGTTGGTAGGTATAGGAGCTGCCGCCAGAATATCTATAAAACTTGGGCAAAATAATAAACAGGGAGCTGAACATATATTAGGTAATGCACTAGTACTTCTTATAATAGTGTCTATTATAGTAACTGTATTAGGGCTTATATTAGTAGATCCTATGCTTATAGCCTTTGGAGCAAGTAATAATACCATAAGTTATGCCCGGGAATTTATTACTATAATACTTTGGGGCTCCATATTTCAAATAATAGGATTTGGACTTAATAATGTAATAAGATCAGAAGGAAATCCTAAAAAAGCCATGACCACAATGCTTATAGGAGGAATAACAAATATAATACTGGATTTTGTATTTATATATATATTTCATTTTGGCATAAAAGGAGCCGCTTTTGCTACTGTTACCGCTCAATGTATAAATATGATATGGGTGTTATACTATTTTTTAAAGGGAAATAGTATGCTTAAGATAAAAAAAGAAAATTTAATATTGAAATGGGAAACGGTTATAAGTATATTTTCCATAGGTATGTCTCCTTTTGCCATGCAGCTTGCAGCCAGTGTTGTAAATATAGTATTGAATAGGAGTCTTGGAATATATGGAGGAGATCTGGCCATAGGTGCCATGGGAATAATAAATGGAATAGTTACTGTAACTCTTATGCCCATATTTGGAATCAACCAGGGATCTCAACCGGTAATTGGGTTCAATTATGGAGCAGAGTTATATCCTCGTGTAAAAAAGGCATTGAAGCTGGCTATTATAGCGGCCACTGTAATATCTACTGCAGGAGCATTATGTGCTCATATTTTTCCCAATATTTTGGTAGGGTTTTTTAATAAGTCAGATGCTAATTTAACTAATATAACAGTAAATGGAATAAAAATATATATGTTATTATTTCCTGTGATAGGATTTCAAGTGGTAAGTTCTAATTTTTTCCAAGCTATAGCAAAGGCAAAAATTTCTATGTTTCTAGCACTTTCAAGGCAGGTAATAGTTCTTATTCCAATGCTTTTTTTATTACCCCGTATTTTTGGACTTAACGGTGTATGGATGGCAGCACCTGTATCCGATGGAGTAGCTTCCATACTGACAGGAATATTTTTAATGGTTCAAATCAAAAAACTGAATTCTAAGGATAAAATGGATTCATCTGGTGATAATATATCCCTAGGAGAGATATAA
- a CDS encoding S1C family serine protease, producing the protein MDNFNNGENTSKAIVKYDFRDKFKKTSSFKRLLSYIAVGLISSLIGGSVSVAAFLYLIPTTTFFKNTPLYESINSSTNTNASTTSQTKASTISTTSTNGLTVAEIAKKVSPAVVGVSIKTVSQNNVFGFSNNGDTEEDDGMGSGIIISSDGYILTNYHVVQSAQSITVILSTEKEVPAKVINYDADQDLAVIKVTQSTTMPAVAELGDSDKVQVGDSVVAIGNPLGKELMGSVTSGIISATKREINTGSTTQTFLQTDAAINAGNSGGALVNSLGQVIGVNSAKIGGNGVEGIGFSIPINTVKSKLTGLLKPALKIGIAGRDIDSTLSKQYNLPEGVYVAEVEEFSAAEKAGLKSGDIIQKFDGKSVKSISEINTIKATHESGDTVSIVVYRNGSTKKLDLKLSE; encoded by the coding sequence ATGGATAACTTTAATAACGGTGAAAATACTTCAAAAGCAATAGTAAAGTACGACTTTAGAGATAAATTCAAAAAAACTTCCAGTTTTAAAAGACTTTTATCCTATATAGCAGTGGGATTAATATCAAGCTTGATAGGAGGAAGTGTATCAGTAGCAGCATTTTTATATCTGATACCAACTACAACTTTTTTCAAAAACACACCACTTTATGAAAGTATTAATTCAAGTACAAACACGAATGCATCTACTACCTCGCAGACCAAAGCATCTACCATATCTACTACAAGTACAAATGGTCTTACTGTAGCTGAAATAGCAAAAAAAGTAAGTCCTGCAGTAGTAGGAGTATCTATTAAGACTGTTTCTCAAAATAATGTATTTGGCTTCTCAAATAATGGAGATACTGAGGAAGATGATGGAATGGGATCTGGAATAATAATAAGTTCTGATGGATATATACTTACCAATTACCATGTAGTACAAAGTGCTCAAAGTATAACTGTAATACTGAGTACCGAGAAAGAAGTACCTGCTAAAGTTATAAACTATGATGCAGATCAGGACTTAGCTGTAATAAAAGTTACTCAATCCACTACCATGCCTGCTGTAGCAGAACTTGGGGATTCAGATAAAGTTCAAGTGGGTGATTCTGTGGTAGCTATTGGAAATCCTCTAGGTAAAGAACTCATGGGATCTGTAACAAGTGGTATCATAAGTGCTACCAAAAGAGAAATAAATACCGGAAGTACCACTCAAACTTTTCTGCAGACAGATGCAGCTATAAATGCAGGAAATAGCGGAGGAGCTCTTGTGAATTCACTGGGACAGGTAATAGGTGTAAATTCCGCTAAGATAGGCGGAAATGGTGTTGAAGGTATAGGTTTTTCAATTCCTATAAATACAGTAAAATCCAAATTAACGGGCCTTTTAAAACCGGCATTAAAAATTGGAATTGCAGGAAGGGATATAGATTCCACTTTATCCAAGCAATATAATCTTCCAGAAGGTGTATATGTAGCTGAAGTAGAAGAATTTAGTGCTGCTGAAAAAGCAGGATTGAAATCAGGAGATATTATACAAAAATTTGATGGTAAATCTGTTAAGTCCATAAGCGAAATAAATACTATAAAGGCTACTCATGAATCTGGAGACACTGTTTCTATAGTAGTCTATAGAAATGGCTCTACTAAAAAATTGGATTTGAAATTATCAGAATAA
- the lgt gene encoding prolipoprotein diacylglyceryl transferase — protein MDPIAFSIGGFQIRWYGIMIALGVLAALILANLNCRYKGYNFDSLIDVFLISFPLAIVGARFYYVIFQFQDYRNNLMDIFNIRLGGLAIHGGIIFGLGTAYIVSRYKKMDFIKLWDCFAPSIILGQAIGRWGNFFNGEAHGGVVSYEFISKFPLFIQRGMYINGDYYNPTFLYESLWDLIVCIILIYIFRKKHKRGSVICAYVGLYSLGRFFIEGLRTDSLMIGHIRVAQLISFIGIVLSISFFIYLKGRGKRVD, from the coding sequence ATGGATCCCATAGCTTTTTCTATCGGTGGCTTTCAAATCAGGTGGTATGGAATAATGATAGCCTTGGGAGTTTTAGCAGCTCTTATTCTGGCTAATTTAAACTGCAGATATAAAGGATATAATTTTGATAGTTTAATAGATGTATTTTTAATATCTTTTCCATTGGCAATTGTAGGGGCTAGGTTTTATTATGTTATTTTCCAGTTTCAAGATTATAGAAACAACCTCATGGATATATTTAATATAAGGCTGGGGGGGCTTGCTATTCATGGAGGTATTATATTTGGACTTGGAACAGCGTACATAGTTTCTAGATACAAAAAAATGGATTTTATAAAATTGTGGGATTGCTTTGCACCTTCTATAATTCTTGGCCAGGCAATAGGTAGATGGGGAAATTTTTTTAACGGAGAGGCCCACGGAGGGGTTGTAAGTTATGAATTTATAAGTAAGTTTCCTTTGTTTATACAAAGAGGAATGTACATAAATGGTGATTACTATAATCCTACATTTTTGTATGAATCCCTTTGGGATTTAATAGTATGTATTATTTTAATTTATATTTTTAGAAAGAAGCATAAAAGAGGCTCTGTAATATGTGCTTATGTTGGATTGTATTCACTGGGAAGATTTTTTATAGAGGGACTGAGAACGGATAGCTTAATGATTGGACATATCAGAGTTGCCCAATTAATTAGTTTTATAGGGATTGTATTGAGTATAAGTTTTTTTATATATTTAAAAGGTAGGGGTAAAAGAGTTGATTAA
- a CDS encoding undecaprenyl-diphosphate phosphatase gives MELIFIIKAAIIGVVEGITEFLPISSTGHMIMVGDLINFKAPTYDKVYINMFEIVIQLGAILAIVVLYWDKIFNSLKNIKPGKWGFKLWVIILIAFLPSAVVGVIFNDLIQEKLFNSITVASALIVGGVLMIYMENKYRRGNSTKNIEDVNIFQAFKIGCFQCLALWPGMSRSASTIMGGWISGLTNVAAAEFSFFLAIPTMIAASGWSLIKVKIDMSIMQVIALSVGFIVSFLVALVVVEKFMNFLKRKPMRVFAIYRIFIGIIVLILAAAKVISV, from the coding sequence ATGGAATTAATCTTTATTATTAAAGCTGCCATTATTGGGGTGGTAGAGGGTATAACGGAGTTTCTGCCAATATCTTCTACGGGACATATGATAATGGTGGGGGATTTGATAAACTTTAAAGCACCAACTTATGATAAAGTTTATATAAACATGTTTGAAATTGTAATCCAGCTGGGAGCTATACTTGCTATAGTGGTTCTTTACTGGGATAAAATATTTAATTCACTTAAAAATATTAAACCGGGTAAATGGGGATTTAAACTATGGGTTATCATTTTAATTGCATTTTTACCTTCTGCTGTGGTGGGGGTCATATTTAATGATCTTATTCAAGAAAAACTGTTCAACTCAATTACAGTGGCCTCTGCACTAATAGTTGGAGGAGTACTTATGATATATATGGAAAATAAATATAGAAGGGGAAATAGTACTAAAAATATTGAAGATGTGAATATTTTTCAGGCTTTTAAAATAGGATGTTTTCAATGCCTTGCACTGTGGCCTGGAATGTCAAGAAGCGCATCTACAATAATGGGAGGATGGATAAGCGGACTTACTAATGTAGCTGCAGCGGAGTTTTCTTTTTTTCTTGCCATACCAACTATGATAGCTGCATCAGGATGGTCTCTTATAAAAGTAAAAATAGATATGAGTATAATGCAGGTTATTGCCCTATCTGTTGGATTTATAGTTTCATTTTTAGTGGCCTTAGTAGTAGTGGAAAAGTTTATGAATTTTTTAAAGAGAAAACCTATGAGGGTTTTTGCCATATATAGAATATTTATAGGTATAATAGTACTTATACTAGCTGCTGCAAAAGTTATAAGTGTTTAA